In Caloramator sp. E03, the sequence GTCTTTCATTGTCTTTAATTGTGAATTCAAAGCCAAGCTCCTTGGCAAGTCTTTTCCATGCAAGATAATGATATTTTGCAGTATCAACTATAACTCCATCCAAATCAAAAATACACCCTTTAACTGACATATTTAAACCCCCAAACAAAATACAGTTGCTATAATCAAATAAACTATAGCATAAATGTCAAAGCATCTCAATCCTTTATATTTTATATGTCTGCAAATACCCCTATTCCCATCTGCAGTGCTTTATCATATATTTTATAGGCAGTTACTATATCCATAACCGATATACCAACCGTTTTATATATTGTAATATCTTCTTTAGACCTTCTTCCTTTAATCTTTCCTGTTAACAGCTCTCCTATTTCTCCGTCTATTCTATCCTTTGTTATAACACCTTTATTAATGGGTATTATAATATCCCCAGCCTCAGATAATACCGCTTCCTTTGAATCAACATAAAAACCTTCTGCCTTTGAAACTATGTATTCATCCATCTCCTGCATATTCGGAGTGTAGGAGCCTACTCCATTTATATGTGCTCCTTTTTTTACTTTTTTCCCATCAAATACAGGACTTTTTGAAGTTGTAACTGCAGTTATAATATCAGCATCACAAACAGCCTCATCTGAAGATTTTACAGGTATAATCCTTGCATTATACTCTTTTAATTCCCTTTGCATATTTTCAGCAAACTCACAAGATTTTTCATATTCAAGGCTATAAACCCTGACTTCCTCAAGCTCTCTTACAGATAACATAGCCTCAAGCTGGCATCTTGCCTGTCCTCCCGTCCCTATAAGAGCACCGATTTTTGAATCCTTATTTGAGAGTATATCAGTAGCAGCACCAGAACCTGCACCTGTCCTTAGCTGTGTTAAATATGTTCCATCCATTATACAACAAACATCACCCGTTGTCCCATCTAAAAGTATCATCTTTGCAGGAACTGAAGGGATATTTTTTTGAGCATTTTTAGGAAACACGCTGACTATTTTAATTCCAAGGCTGTTTAAATCCTCAACATATCCTGGCATAAACAAAGATTGTCCTTGGAATTTAGGAACATCTATATTTGTCCTTAAAGGAACTACGCTTTTACCCTCTGAATATAATTTGAAGGCAGTTTTTACTGCATCTATTGCATCCTTCATAGTAAACACTTTCTTTATATCTTCCTTCGTCAATAGTAACATACTATCCCTCCATATTTTAAATATATCTTCATTATAAAACTTTTCTTTATTTTTATGCAATAATTCATTAATTTAACCTAATTAGCAACAGAAGTCACCCACTTCTATAAGTTGGGGTAGCTCACTTAATTATAGTATAATAAAAAACCCATAAACTTAAAACCTAATCCTTTTTAAATGCTTAAGTTTATGGGTTTAAATAATCTTTATATTTATTTAAAATATTCAACCCCAGCTTCAAAAATCCTTTGATTCTTCTCAAAAGGAATATTTTTTAAAGTACATAAACCTATTCTTTCTGAATGTCCCATCTTCCCGAGTATCCTTCCATCTGGGCTTGTTATGCCTTCAATAGCAAAGGCAGAACCGTTAGGATTAAATTTTATATTATATGTTGGATTGCCATCAAAATCAACATATTGAGTTGTTACCTGACCATTTTCAAATAGCTTTTGTATTATTTCATCCTTTGCTACAAATCTTCCTTCGCCATGGGAAATTGGAATTGCATGAACATCTCCTACCTTTACATTATTAAACCAAGGCGATTTATTTGAAACAACCTTTGTTAATGCAATTCTTGATATATGTCTCCCTATTTCATTATAAGTTAATGTTGGACTATCATCTTCCATATCCCTTATCTCTCCAAAAGGTAAAAGGCCAAGCTTTATTAAGGCCTGAAAACCATTACATATTCCAAGCATAAGACCATCACGATTTTTTAAAAAGTCCATTACTTCTTCTTTAATCCTTGGATTTCTAAATACAGTAGCTATAAACTTACCAGAACCATCTGGTTCATCTCCGGCACTAAATCCTCCCGGTATCATTATAATCTGTGAATTTTTTATTCCTTTTATCATTTCGCAAATAGAAGTTTCTATATCCTTTGAAGTTAAATTTTTGAATATAGCTAAATTTATATTGGCTCCTGCCCTTTCAAAGGCTTTTATAGAATCATACTCACAATTAGTTCCGGGAAAAACAGGTATAAACACTCTTGGCTTTGCAAACTTTAAATCACTTTTGCTGCTAATAAAACTTTTTAAAGGAAATGATTTAATTACTTCATCTTTTTTAGTCTTAGTAGGAAATACCTTTTCAAGAGGTTTTTCCCATGCTTCTATACATTCATCAATAGATATATTAGTACTTTTAATTTTAATATAAGGTTCCTGTTGAGTTATACCAAGCATTGTATAATTTAAACCATAAAACTCTTTATCTATATCTGTATTATCATCTATCTCAACAATAATAGAACCAAGCTCTGGCATAAATAAATCTTTTTCATCTACTTGTTTTGAAAAGATAAAACCTATTTTATTTCCAAAACTCATTTTACTAATAGCTTCAGCAATTCCACCATATCTTACTGTATGAGCTGATAATATCTTCCCTTCCTTTATAAGGCATGTAACTTTTTGTAAGTTTTTCTTTAAAACATCAAAGCAAGGAAGGTCATATTCATCTCTTTCCATACTTAAAAGAACTACTCTGCTTCCCACCTTTTTAAACTCTGGAGATATTATATTCTTTGCATCAGCAATACCAACAGCAAAAGCTACAAGTGTTGGAGGAACATCAAGATGTTTAAAACTTCCAGACATACTATCCTTACCACCTATAGCAGGTATGTTAAGTACCTTTTGAGCATAAAAGGCTCCAAGCAATGCACTAAAGGGTTTCCCCCATCTTTTAGCCTCTTTCCTTAGTTTTTCAAAATATTCCTGAAGGGTAAGCTTAATATTTTTATAATCCCCTCCCATAGCAACTATTTTAGATACTGCTTCAACTATTGCATATACTCCTCCATGGAAAGGGCTCCACTTAGCAAGCTTTGGCTCATATCCATAAGCCATTAAAGTACAGGTTGTTGTATTACCATTTTCAACTGGTATCTTTGCAGCCATACCTTCAATTGGAGTTAACTGATATTTTCCTCCAAAGGGCATTAAGATTGTACCTGAACCAATTGTACTATCAAACATCTCAACAAGACCCCTTCTGCTGCATACGGAAAGATCTTGAAGGTTAGCAATCCACATCTTTGTTAAATCATCTTTATCCTCTAATATTTTATTAAAATAGCTATTTTTTTCATCAGGGGCTGTAACATAAACATCAACTCTTTGTGTTACTCCGTTTGTATCAAGAAAATCCCTTGATATATCAACTATAACGTTCCCTCTCCAGCTCATTTTAAGCCTTCTATTTGAAGTTATCTTAGCTACGACAGTAGCCTCAAGATTTTCCTCTTTAGCATAATCAATAAATTTCTGTGCATCTTCTTTTGATACAACCACTGCCATTCTCTCTTGAGACTCTGAAATCGCAAGTTCTGTTCCATCTAATCCTTCATATTTTTTAGGTATTGTATCAAGATCTATTTCAATTCCATCATAAAGTTCACCTATTGCAACCGAAACTCCTCCAGCCCCAAAGTCATTACATCTTTTTATCATTCTACTAACATTTGGGTTTCTAAAAAGCCTTTGAAGCTTCCTTTCCTCAACTGCATTTCCTTTTTGAACCTCTGCGCCACACTTTACAATTGATTCTTCATCATGCTCCTTTGAAGATCCTGTGGCGCCACCACAACCATCCCTTCCTGTTCTTCCTCCAATAAGAATTACAACATCTCCTTCGACTGGTGTTTGCCTTACGACATTCTTTTTAGGTACGGCTCCTATTACAGCTCCAATCTCCATCCTTTTGGCAACAAACCCCTCATCATAAACTTCATCAACAAAGCCTGTTGCAAGACCAATTTGGTTTCCATAGGAGCTATACCCTTTTGCAGCTTCCCTTGTTATTTTTATTTGAGGAAGTTTATTTGGCAGGGTATCCTCTATTTTTACTCTTGGATCTCCACTTCCTGTTATTCTCATAGCTTGATAGACATACGATCTTCCTGACAGAGGATCTCTTATTGCACCTCCAAGACATGTTGCAGCTCCTCCAAAGGGTTCAATTTCAGTTGGATGGTTATGGGTTTCATTTTTAAACATAACAAGATACTTTTCGATATTTCCATCTACATCAACATCAACCTCAATACTACATGCGTTTATCTCTTCTGATACATCAAGATCCTTTAAAAGCCCCCTCTTTCTCATCTCTTTCATTGCTATAGTTGCAATATCCATAAGGCATATATCCTTTTTATTATTTTCATATACATACTCTCTTGATGAAATATATTCTTGATATGCTTTTTCTATTGGCTTTGAATATTTACCTTCCTGAAAGTTTACGTTTTCAATATTTGTAAGAAAAGTCGTATGGCGACAATGATCAGACCAATAAGTATCTATAACTTTAATCTCTGTAATAGTCGGGTTTCTTCTTTCTATATTTTTAAAATAATCCCTGCAAAACTTTAAATCTTCAAAACTCATAGCAAGATCATGTAGATTTTTAAACTCTAAAAGCTCTTCATCATCAAATTCAATAAATCCATACAATATCTTAACGTTTTCAGGCTCTTTAAACTCATAGTCCATACTATTTAGCTTTTCTAATGTAGCTTCTCTTGAATCCACAGGGTTAATACAGTATTTTTTTATTCTTTCAAATTCTTCATCTGAAATATTTCCATTTAAAACTATAACCTTAGATACCAAAACAACAGGTCTTTCCTTCCCTGTTAATATCTGAATACACTGTGAAGCTGAATCAGCTCTTTGGTCATATTGTCCTGGAAGATACTCAACTGCAAAAACCCTATCTCCTTTATTAATATTTATCTCTTCATTATATGCAAAATCTACAGCTGGCTCTGATAATACATTACTCTTTGCTTTCTCAAATTCCTCATCTGAAAGTCCTAAAATATCATACCTATTAAATATTCTAATTTCTTTCACATCAATCCTAAGGTCTTCCCTTATATCCTTTAACAGCTTTTTGCTCTCAACATTAAATCCTTCTTTTTTTTCAACAAATAACCTTCTAATTTTTCTATCCATTTTCTCTACCCCTTACTATAATATTTGTCATATAACGAACATTATATTATATTTTTATAAAATCATTATGATTATTGTAAATATTATATCATAGAATATAATTTTTCAACAGATATAAACAAAAAATATAATGCTGTTGAAACTATTTTAAAAATGATTTATTATAATAATGTTTAAAATGCAAATGATTTGCATTTGTATTAAGGAGGTAGGTTTATGTGAAAAACAAGTTATATTTAATTTTAGCAATAATCGCTATTTTATTCTGTTCATCCTGCAATGTTAAAAATAGCGATAAGAAAGAAATTTCAAATAAGCTTAACGTATATACAAGTTTTTATGCTATGTATGATTTTACAAGTAAAATAGGTGGAGATAAAATAAATATTAAAAATCTTGTTCCATCAGGTATTGAACCACACGACTATGAACCATCCCCAAGTGATATTGCAAGTTTAGAAAAGGCTGATATTTTAATATACAATGGTGCTGGAATGGAAGGATGGATAGATAAAGTATTAGATTCATTAAATAATAAAAATCTTGTAATTGTTGAAACTTCAAAAGGATTAAAGCTTATAGAAAATACTGACATTGATGAGGATTTAAAATACGATCCTCACGTATGGCTCAATCCTCAAAATGCAAAAAAACAAATGGAAATAATTAAAGATGCTCTCGTATCAAAGGATCCTCAAAACAAAGAATATTATGAAAAAAACTATGCAGAAAATGCAAAAAAAATAGATAAGCTTGATAAGGAATATAA encodes:
- a CDS encoding ornithine cyclodeaminase family protein, coding for MLLLTKEDIKKVFTMKDAIDAVKTAFKLYSEGKSVVPLRTNIDVPKFQGQSLFMPGYVEDLNSLGIKIVSVFPKNAQKNIPSVPAKMILLDGTTGDVCCIMDGTYLTQLRTGAGSGAATDILSNKDSKIGALIGTGGQARCQLEAMLSVRELEEVRVYSLEYEKSCEFAENMQRELKEYNARIIPVKSSDEAVCDADIITAVTTSKSPVFDGKKVKKGAHINGVGSYTPNMQEMDEYIVSKAEGFYVDSKEAVLSEAGDIIIPINKGVITKDRIDGEIGELLTGKIKGRRSKEDITIYKTVGISVMDIVTAYKIYDKALQMGIGVFADI
- a CDS encoding phosphoribosylformylglycinamidine synthase; the encoded protein is MDRKIRRLFVEKKEGFNVESKKLLKDIREDLRIDVKEIRIFNRYDILGLSDEEFEKAKSNVLSEPAVDFAYNEEININKGDRVFAVEYLPGQYDQRADSASQCIQILTGKERPVVLVSKVIVLNGNISDEEFERIKKYCINPVDSREATLEKLNSMDYEFKEPENVKILYGFIEFDDEELLEFKNLHDLAMSFEDLKFCRDYFKNIERRNPTITEIKVIDTYWSDHCRHTTFLTNIENVNFQEGKYSKPIEKAYQEYISSREYVYENNKKDICLMDIATIAMKEMRKRGLLKDLDVSEEINACSIEVDVDVDGNIEKYLVMFKNETHNHPTEIEPFGGAATCLGGAIRDPLSGRSYVYQAMRITGSGDPRVKIEDTLPNKLPQIKITREAAKGYSSYGNQIGLATGFVDEVYDEGFVAKRMEIGAVIGAVPKKNVVRQTPVEGDVVILIGGRTGRDGCGGATGSSKEHDEESIVKCGAEVQKGNAVEERKLQRLFRNPNVSRMIKRCNDFGAGGVSVAIGELYDGIEIDLDTIPKKYEGLDGTELAISESQERMAVVVSKEDAQKFIDYAKEENLEATVVAKITSNRRLKMSWRGNVIVDISRDFLDTNGVTQRVDVYVTAPDEKNSYFNKILEDKDDLTKMWIANLQDLSVCSRRGLVEMFDSTIGSGTILMPFGGKYQLTPIEGMAAKIPVENGNTTTCTLMAYGYEPKLAKWSPFHGGVYAIVEAVSKIVAMGGDYKNIKLTLQEYFEKLRKEAKRWGKPFSALLGAFYAQKVLNIPAIGGKDSMSGSFKHLDVPPTLVAFAVGIADAKNIISPEFKKVGSRVVLLSMERDEYDLPCFDVLKKNLQKVTCLIKEGKILSAHTVRYGGIAEAISKMSFGNKIGFIFSKQVDEKDLFMPELGSIIVEIDDNTDIDKEFYGLNYTMLGITQQEPYIKIKSTNISIDECIEAWEKPLEKVFPTKTKKDEVIKSFPLKSFISSKSDLKFAKPRVFIPVFPGTNCEYDSIKAFERAGANINLAIFKNLTSKDIETSICEMIKGIKNSQIIMIPGGFSAGDEPDGSGKFIATVFRNPRIKEEVMDFLKNRDGLMLGICNGFQALIKLGLLPFGEIRDMEDDSPTLTYNEIGRHISRIALTKVVSNKSPWFNNVKVGDVHAIPISHGEGRFVAKDEIIQKLFENGQVTTQYVDFDGNPTYNIKFNPNGSAFAIEGITSPDGRILGKMGHSERIGLCTLKNIPFEKNQRIFEAGVEYFK
- a CDS encoding metal ABC transporter substrate-binding protein — encoded protein: MKNKLYLILAIIAILFCSSCNVKNSDKKEISNKLNVYTSFYAMYDFTSKIGGDKINIKNLVPSGIEPHDYEPSPSDIASLEKADILIYNGAGMEGWIDKVLDSLNNKNLVIVETSKGLKLIENTDIDEDLKYDPHVWLNPQNAKKQMEIIKDALVSKDPQNKEYYEKNYAENAKKIDKLDKEYKDAVSKFKTKDIVVSHCAFGYLCDAYNLNQIAIEGLLADSEPTPSKMAQIVKFAKENNVKYIFFEELISPKVAQTIAREVNAKTAVLNPFEGLKDEDIKAGKDYFSVMRENLKVLKEALQ